In one Butyrivibrio proteoclasticus B316 genomic region, the following are encoded:
- a CDS encoding glycosyl hydrolase 115 family protein, whose amino-acid sequence MGNTDELHAVCLFDGIRVLDIVIESKAYSGVKKIGETICEDICLVTGKMPAIIDSLDKSAGNALVLVATDGKSALLDELDQKGLIDLDLIRGKREVFMMSVVKYSEIEEDILGASLNGFAANSADNSTEDYEERRILVIAGSDKRGTIYGMFHLSRLCGVSPLVYFGDAIPEKRDKLYVNISEGIYVSKEPSVYYRGFFINDEWPAFGNWAYEKFGGVNAKCYRKVFELLLRLNGNYMWPAMWNSNFSEDGPGIENARLADELGVIMGTSHHEPLFRAGNEWQQQYREYGEDNSWSFLSNEKAITKFWENGVLRNKDFESVITIGMRGEADSKLLPEDATMKDNIEVVKKAILAQDGILKKHISEDLKEVPRMLAIYKEVEDYYYGDETCEGLKDWEELKDAIFLLSDDNHGNLRNLPTEAERKHPGGYGMYYHFDYHGAPISYEWTNCNRLTKTWEQMTTAYEAGVTKMWIVNVGDLKEMEYPLSFFMELAYDYETWGLNGLNKTKEFAYKWIDQQFGSRISKEQRNDIFKVLEGYTRLNAMRTPETMNEHIYHPVHLGEGERILAMARDILATADKLKDELTGEALLTYESIIYYAAAASINLVIAWILTGMNHDLARKGSLYANTYIDEIEARIALDKKLVDEFHHIANGKWNHCLSSAHTGFRSWDDREWSYPVAHKVSPLTVAKALVSFRGQDRYHLGAYWQDMAPLVCDDLATFVGAKVDRTEADRTKAGIGQRAILDIDTRGEIGFEYKITLDSAAIICDKKEGRVGFLAEQLNNPQISLADKYKTCRDTVAFSFSGSTVNVSEVKGRVDISFDNGQKTYVDLLFRLGESCPDADRNVISKLKPYCCINAADIEDNNKVDGCGFEVVEFLGREASAIKAFPPMKNYEVVCDNNIATEATVTGDTVSEASCDNVPHVSYKVYSDEDIKADIIFYLMTRNPSVKGGRMRFYVAANDDKPQTVYSVSDHYYTEWQDDDWAQGVLTAGRQVSISVSLKAGANTIRVYAGDPGVIIEKLVIKRSGYELPASYLGPVK is encoded by the coding sequence ATGGGAAATACTGATGAATTGCACGCAGTTTGTTTATTTGACGGAATCAGAGTTTTAGATATAGTCATAGAAAGCAAGGCTTACAGTGGCGTTAAGAAAATTGGAGAGACTATCTGTGAGGATATATGTCTTGTCACAGGTAAAATGCCTGCTATTATTGACAGCCTGGATAAATCAGCGGGAAATGCACTCGTACTGGTAGCTACAGACGGAAAGAGCGCTCTTTTGGATGAGTTAGATCAGAAGGGACTTATTGACCTTGATCTTATTCGCGGAAAAAGAGAAGTCTTCATGATGAGTGTTGTGAAATACTCAGAAATTGAAGAAGATATTTTAGGTGCTTCATTAAATGGTTTTGCAGCTAATTCTGCGGATAATTCTACAGAGGATTATGAAGAAAGAAGAATTCTCGTAATTGCAGGAAGTGATAAGAGAGGAACTATTTATGGAATGTTCCACTTATCAAGGCTTTGCGGAGTATCACCGCTTGTATATTTTGGTGATGCGATTCCTGAAAAGAGAGATAAGCTTTATGTAAATATCAGTGAAGGAATATATGTTTCCAAGGAGCCTTCAGTATACTACCGCGGCTTTTTCATAAATGATGAGTGGCCGGCATTTGGTAACTGGGCTTATGAGAAATTTGGCGGAGTCAATGCCAAGTGCTACCGCAAGGTATTTGAACTTCTGCTTAGACTAAATGGCAACTATATGTGGCCTGCCATGTGGAATTCCAACTTCTCTGAGGATGGCCCTGGAATTGAGAATGCAAGGCTTGCTGATGAACTTGGAGTAATAATGGGAACTTCTCATCACGAGCCATTATTTAGAGCCGGCAATGAATGGCAACAGCAGTATCGTGAGTATGGAGAGGACAATTCATGGAGCTTTTTGTCCAATGAAAAGGCAATTACAAAATTCTGGGAAAACGGTGTACTCAGAAACAAGGATTTTGAGAGCGTTATCACAATCGGCATGAGAGGAGAGGCAGACAGTAAGCTTCTTCCTGAAGATGCAACCATGAAGGATAACATTGAGGTTGTCAAAAAAGCTATCCTTGCCCAGGATGGTATTCTTAAGAAGCATATTTCTGAAGACTTAAAAGAAGTGCCGAGAATGCTTGCTATTTATAAAGAAGTTGAGGATTACTACTACGGAGATGAGACATGTGAAGGTCTCAAGGATTGGGAAGAACTTAAGGATGCTATTTTCCTTCTAAGTGATGATAATCATGGCAATTTAAGAAATCTCCCTACCGAAGCCGAGAGGAAGCATCCGGGCGGATATGGTATGTATTATCATTTTGACTATCACGGTGCCCCTATAAGCTATGAGTGGACTAACTGTAACAGGCTCACTAAGACCTGGGAGCAGATGACTACAGCTTATGAAGCCGGAGTTACCAAGATGTGGATAGTAAATGTAGGCGACCTTAAGGAGATGGAGTATCCCCTTAGCTTTTTCATGGAGCTTGCCTATGACTACGAAACCTGGGGATTAAATGGCCTTAATAAGACTAAAGAATTTGCCTATAAGTGGATTGACCAGCAATTTGGCAGCCGCATTAGTAAAGAACAGAGAAATGATATCTTCAAGGTGCTTGAGGGTTACACAAGACTCAATGCCATGAGAACCCCTGAAACCATGAATGAACATATATACCACCCTGTTCATTTAGGTGAAGGTGAAAGAATACTTGCAATGGCCAGAGACATTTTAGCTACTGCGGATAAATTAAAAGATGAGCTTACAGGGGAAGCTCTTTTAACCTATGAAAGTATTATTTACTACGCGGCAGCAGCTTCTATTAATCTTGTCATTGCTTGGATACTGACAGGTATGAATCATGACCTGGCAAGAAAAGGAAGTCTTTATGCTAATACTTATATTGATGAGATAGAAGCTAGGATCGCCCTTGATAAAAAGCTTGTAGATGAGTTCCACCACATAGCAAATGGCAAATGGAATCATTGCCTTAGTTCGGCGCATACAGGCTTTAGAAGCTGGGATGACAGAGAGTGGTCGTATCCTGTTGCTCACAAGGTTTCTCCACTGACTGTTGCTAAAGCACTGGTTTCCTTCAGAGGGCAGGACAGATATCATCTTGGAGCATATTGGCAGGATATGGCGCCGCTTGTATGTGATGATCTAGCTACGTTTGTCGGAGCAAAAGTTGATAGAACAGAAGCGGACAGAACAAAGGCTGGGATTGGACAGAGAGCGATTCTTGATATTGATACGAGAGGTGAAATTGGTTTTGAGTACAAGATTACTCTTGATTCTGCTGCTATTATCTGCGACAAGAAGGAAGGAAGAGTTGGATTTTTAGCGGAACAATTAAATAATCCACAGATTAGCTTAGCAGATAAATATAAAACCTGCAGAGATACAGTTGCCTTTAGCTTTAGTGGGTCTACAGTTAATGTATCAGAGGTTAAGGGGCGTGTTGACATCTCTTTTGACAATGGACAAAAAACCTACGTGGATCTGTTATTCAGATTGGGAGAAAGTTGCCCTGATGCTGACAGAAATGTGATCAGTAAATTAAAGCCATACTGCTGCATAAATGCTGCAGATATTGAGGATAATAATAAAGTTGATGGATGCGGCTTTGAAGTAGTTGAATTCCTTGGAAGAGAAGCCTCAGCAATAAAGGCATTTCCTCCAATGAAGAACTATGAAGTTGTCTGCGACAATAATATAGCCACAGAAGCTACAGTTACAGGAGATACCGTCAGCGAAGCTTCATGTGATAACGTTCCTCACGTAAGCTATAAGGTTTATTCAGATGAAGATATAAAGGCCGATATAATCTTTTACCTGATGACAAGGAATCCTTCAGTAAAGGGCGGCAGGATGAGATTTTATGTTGCTGCAAATGATGACAAGCCTCAGACAGTTTATTCTGTATCAGACCATTACTATACAGAATGGCAGGATGACGACTGGGCTCAGGGCGTATTAACAGCAGGCAGACAGGTCAGCATAAGTGTAAGCCTCAAGGCAGGAGCTAACACTATCAGAGTTTATGCCGGTGATCCCGGAGTTATAATAGAGAAGCTTGTGATCAAGCGTAGTGGATATGAACTTCCTGCATCCTATCTGGGGCCAGTAAAATAA
- a CDS encoding endo-1,4-beta-xylanase: MNLKTAYEPYFKMGAAISRWNLHTPAHTKLLTAQFNSFTCENDMKPMYYLDKDANKKDPEKYNLSPALTFENAIPYLEFAKDNKIAMRGHTLVWHNQTPKWFFCERYNENFPMADRETILARLESYIHGVLDFVQTNYPGIIYAWDVVNEIVDEGAFRKSIWTETVGEDFFIKAFEFARKYAAPEVSLFYNDYETAQPWKRDYIIANVLKPLMDKGLVDGMGMQSHLLMDHPDINEYRTALEMYGATGLQIHITELDMHNADPSEESMHALATRYQEFFQTYLDAKKSGKANITSVTFWNLLDENSWLSGFRRETSYPLVFKRKCEAKEAYYTVLKAAVSDDSIDKWVPDYSEEDYKLQGMPTPDIKRFRENIWQENEYNYEASYGFIPNVFAYLHNDDVKRDCMLVIPGGGYCMCCSHEGELAAMEFYNRGMNAFVLSYTTDITMSVPLHKQPLEDISRAVRFIRKNASKYNIDGKKLVIMGFSAGSHVCGSLAVHFDDVIENNPEYADISNRPDGVILSYPVITTGEYTHADSVRTLLGANPTDEELTYFSLEKQVKDNTPPCFIWQTEEDSVVPVENSYLFAKALREKKIPFAHYVFPRGFHGLTVANDEFFSGWSGGEYSMEQTMRAAFAVKEGKGVNVSEKRREELTQQFFSGKEQPATGIDLSLKEDVGLWTDLAWAWINKLINRL, translated from the coding sequence ATGAATCTTAAAACAGCTTACGAACCATATTTTAAAATGGGTGCTGCTATTTCCAGATGGAATCTGCATACACCGGCTCATACCAAGCTCTTGACTGCGCAGTTTAACAGCTTCACCTGTGAAAACGACATGAAGCCTATGTACTACCTGGACAAGGATGCTAACAAAAAAGATCCCGAGAAATATAACCTTTCTCCGGCTCTTACCTTTGAAAACGCCATTCCCTATCTTGAATTTGCCAAAGATAATAAAATTGCCATGAGAGGACACACTCTGGTTTGGCACAACCAGACTCCAAAGTGGTTTTTCTGCGAAAGATATAACGAGAACTTTCCCATGGCTGATCGGGAGACTATCCTTGCAAGACTTGAAAGCTATATTCACGGAGTCCTTGATTTCGTACAGACAAATTACCCGGGAATCATTTATGCCTGGGATGTTGTAAACGAAATAGTTGATGAAGGCGCTTTCAGAAAATCCATTTGGACAGAAACTGTTGGCGAGGATTTCTTTATCAAGGCCTTTGAATTTGCCAGAAAATATGCAGCTCCGGAAGTATCTCTTTTCTACAACGACTATGAAACAGCCCAGCCCTGGAAAAGAGATTACATAATTGCCAATGTCCTTAAACCTCTTATGGATAAAGGACTTGTGGATGGAATGGGAATGCAGTCTCATCTTCTCATGGATCATCCTGATATCAATGAGTATCGTACAGCACTCGAAATGTACGGAGCAACCGGACTTCAGATTCACATAACAGAGCTTGATATGCACAACGCTGATCCAAGTGAAGAATCAATGCACGCTTTAGCGACAAGGTATCAGGAATTTTTCCAAACATACCTTGATGCCAAAAAATCAGGCAAAGCTAATATCACAAGTGTAACCTTCTGGAATCTCCTTGATGAGAACAGCTGGCTCTCAGGCTTTAGACGTGAAACGAGCTACCCACTTGTATTTAAGAGGAAATGCGAAGCCAAAGAAGCTTACTACACAGTTCTTAAAGCTGCTGTATCAGATGATTCAATTGACAAATGGGTTCCTGATTATAGCGAGGAAGATTATAAGCTTCAGGGAATGCCGACGCCTGATATAAAGCGCTTTAGAGAGAACATCTGGCAAGAAAATGAATATAACTACGAAGCTTCCTATGGTTTTATTCCTAATGTTTTTGCTTATCTTCACAATGATGACGTCAAGCGTGATTGTATGCTGGTCATACCAGGAGGTGGCTATTGCATGTGCTGCTCTCACGAGGGCGAGCTTGCAGCTATGGAATTCTACAACCGCGGAATGAATGCCTTTGTACTGAGCTACACTACAGATATCACTATGTCTGTCCCACTTCATAAACAACCTCTTGAAGATATATCAAGAGCAGTAAGATTTATCAGAAAGAATGCTTCCAAATACAATATAGATGGCAAAAAGCTCGTTATCATGGGCTTTTCTGCAGGTTCTCACGTATGTGGAAGTCTTGCTGTCCATTTTGATGACGTTATAGAAAATAATCCTGAATATGCTGATATTTCAAACAGGCCAGACGGTGTCATACTCTCCTATCCTGTTATAACAACAGGTGAGTATACTCACGCTGACTCTGTCAGAACACTTTTAGGAGCTAATCCTACAGATGAAGAGCTTACATACTTCTCACTTGAGAAGCAGGTTAAAGATAATACTCCACCCTGCTTTATCTGGCAGACCGAGGAGGACAGCGTAGTTCCTGTAGAAAATAGCTACCTATTTGCCAAGGCTCTCAGAGAAAAGAAAATTCCTTTTGCCCACTACGTATTTCCAAGAGGTTTCCACGGACTTACAGTAGCCAATGATGAATTCTTCTCAGGCTGGTCAGGCGGTGAATACTCTATGGAGCAGACAATGCGCGCAGCTTTCGCCGTAAAGGAAGGAAAAGGAGTAAATGTCTCCGAAAAAAGAAGGGAAGAACTTACACAGCAATTCTTTAGTGGCAAGGAGCAACCCGCAACCGGCATTGATTTAAGCCTCAAGGAAGATGTAGGTCTTTGGACTGATCTTGCATGGGCCTGGATCAATAAACTAATAAACCGTCTATAG
- a CDS encoding pectinesterase family protein: MKGKRMFEVHVKKENGDYSTITEAIQAVPYEEKAIIYIGEGTYHEKLFCEKSDITFVGAGIDKTIIEYDDGAFDQMEDGSKMGTFRSYTAFFGGKRVTVRNMTIANTVGDGSLHGQALAVYADANICFFENVKMTGHQDTLFCAPLPLTERQKNGFMGPRVLNPRKKTAQLYRNCEIYGDVDFIFGGADAVFEDCLIVCNNRQKNVAAGESQDGRFINGYITAACGSRDDLGFVFRNCTVRGEEGCIEGSVFLGRPWRDEARTVFLDCKMDNSIAPERFSGWGAVDKDQPDTYYGEYRSLDIIDSSVIVADAKNAFVKDITEKDYKNLSDRADELKKKVTE; the protein is encoded by the coding sequence ATGAAAGGCAAAAGAATGTTTGAAGTACATGTAAAAAAGGAAAATGGAGATTATTCAACAATAACTGAGGCAATTCAGGCAGTTCCTTACGAGGAGAAAGCTATAATATACATTGGTGAAGGAACCTATCATGAGAAGCTCTTTTGCGAAAAGAGCGATATCACCTTTGTAGGAGCCGGCATAGATAAGACTATCATCGAATATGATGATGGCGCCTTTGATCAAATGGAGGATGGCTCTAAGATGGGAACTTTCCGCTCTTATACAGCCTTTTTTGGCGGCAAAAGAGTTACTGTCAGGAATATGACTATTGCTAATACAGTTGGAGATGGCTCTTTACACGGACAGGCCCTTGCAGTTTATGCAGATGCAAACATTTGTTTCTTTGAAAATGTGAAGATGACAGGCCATCAGGATACACTTTTCTGCGCGCCGCTTCCTCTTACAGAGAGGCAAAAGAATGGATTTATGGGGCCAAGAGTACTAAATCCCAGAAAGAAAACCGCTCAGCTTTACAGAAACTGTGAGATTTACGGTGATGTAGATTTTATCTTTGGCGGAGCAGATGCTGTGTTTGAGGATTGTCTGATTGTTTGCAATAACAGGCAAAAAAATGTGGCTGCAGGTGAGAGTCAGGACGGAAGATTTATAAATGGTTATATTACAGCAGCCTGCGGAAGCAGGGATGATCTTGGCTTTGTATTTAGAAACTGCACTGTCAGGGGTGAAGAAGGTTGTATAGAGGGCTCTGTATTTTTAGGCAGGCCTTGGAGAGATGAAGCCAGAACTGTATTTTTGGACTGCAAAATGGATAATTCTATAGCACCTGAGAGGTTTTCAGGGTGGGGAGCTGTTGATAAGGATCAGCCTGATACCTACTATGGAGAATATAGAAGCCTTGATATTATAGATTCAAGTGTGATCGTAGCAGACGCAAAGAATGCCTTTGTAAAAGATATTACAGAAAAAGACTACAAGAATCTAAGTGATAGAGCTGATGAGCTTAAGAAAAAAGTAACTGAATAA
- the queA gene encoding tRNA preQ1(34) S-adenosylmethionine ribosyltransferase-isomerase QueA, with amino-acid sequence MSENREIGLSTADYYFDLPQELIAQDPMEKRDECKLLVMDKETGNVEHHVFNEVINYLQPGDCLVLNNTKVIPARLLGVKEETGAAVEILLLKRKEADVWETLVKPGKKLRPGAKVSFGDGILKAEIMDIVDEGNRLVKFYYDGIWEEVLDRLGEMPLPPYITHKLQDKNMYQTVYAKYEGSAAAPTAGLHFTDELLDKIREKGVDIAFVTLHVGLGTFRPVKVTNVKEHHMHTEWYQVTQEAADKINKAKESGHRVICVGTTSCRTIESAAGEDGTLSAASGDTSIFIYPGYKFKLMDGLITNFHLPESTLVMLVSAFAGREHVLNAYETAIKEKYRFFSFGDACLFI; translated from the coding sequence ATGAGTGAAAATAGAGAAATAGGTCTTTCAACAGCTGATTATTATTTTGATCTGCCTCAGGAGCTTATAGCACAGGATCCGATGGAGAAAAGGGATGAGTGTAAGCTCCTTGTTATGGATAAAGAGACAGGAAATGTAGAACACCATGTTTTTAATGAGGTAATTAACTATCTGCAGCCCGGAGACTGCCTTGTTCTTAATAATACCAAGGTTATTCCTGCAAGACTTTTAGGAGTTAAGGAGGAGACCGGTGCAGCAGTAGAGATACTTCTTCTTAAGAGAAAAGAAGCTGATGTGTGGGAGACACTTGTTAAGCCCGGTAAGAAGCTTCGTCCCGGAGCAAAAGTTTCATTCGGAGACGGAATTTTAAAGGCTGAGATCATGGATATTGTAGATGAAGGAAACCGTCTGGTTAAGTTTTATTATGACGGTATCTGGGAAGAGGTTTTGGACAGACTTGGTGAAATGCCGCTTCCACCATATATCACACATAAGCTTCAGGATAAGAACATGTACCAGACTGTATATGCCAAGTATGAGGGCTCTGCAGCCGCACCTACAGCCGGTCTTCATTTTACGGATGAACTTCTTGATAAGATCAGGGAAAAAGGAGTAGATATTGCTTTTGTTACACTTCATGTTGGACTTGGAACCTTCAGGCCGGTTAAAGTAACCAATGTTAAAGAGCATCATATGCACACAGAATGGTATCAGGTGACTCAGGAAGCTGCTGACAAGATCAATAAGGCTAAAGAGTCAGGCCACAGAGTAATATGCGTAGGAACAACAAGCTGCAGAACAATTGAAAGTGCAGCAGGTGAAGACGGCACATTGTCAGCTGCAAGCGGAGATACATCAATCTTCATATATCCGGGATACAAGTTCAAGCTGATGGATGGTCTTATTACTAACTTCCACCTTCCTGAATCAACACTTGTAATGCTTGTTTCTGCTTTCGCCGGAAGAGAACATGTACTTAACGCATACGAGACAGCTATCAAGGAAAAATACAGATTCTTCTCATTTGGAGATGCCTGTTTGTTTATATAA
- a CDS encoding starch-binding protein, whose translation MKRGKLWGRLVSAAGLSLSIFLSSIGNVSTAYAMESNDALVLDETKENTESATDASSNEASDAEADNDTDEAITDASSKELSAENDGASESDSSFDEYDHTALPETDEITVTAAGELSTAKAELYTLAPREAREADNSLVTRDSIHDGAILHAFCWSFNTIADNMADIADAGYTAVQTSPINECLSTNPGMNLHGPDGMWYYHYQPTDWVIGNYQLGSRDEFKHMCDVADEYGVAVIVDILPNHTTPSTGNIAKALKEAAGGSEALYHTTGKIGGGYTDRLELTYYSMGGLPDVDTENTGFQQYFYEFLKDCVYLGADGFRIDTAKHISLPDDPVPSDYSDAGRNTFYPNMREALNDYSEEVGTKSYDELFVYGEVLQGTNDRLAAYQQYIGGTTASNYGSSLRSALSSGNLSVNRLLDYQIYDDTAYGSTYTADTEKLVTWVESHDNYMNDSESCWKSIDDDMVIMGWSIIAARDAGTPLFFSRPNNSSAENPYGDNLIGAAGSPIYKAPEVKAVNLFREKMGEADEYLSNPGGNIQTLMIERYNDTVQGAVIVNAAQTRTTISTETHLSDGIYPDQVEGSNAVFLVKDGVLSGSVEGEGVVVLSEKIDGTGKVISFYNNKNWNGVVARVDNAEETLDTIDENDGWFQVTVLDDEFTIRFESADGKEVSPEFQITAESGTFATPDSSELYYSKAETEEGLGIHTYPVYFFNTENWGSVYTYGWLDGGAQLFGGWPGTVAVNEGSGWYRADVKTTGEITAFNLIFNNGNGIQTVNVEGITPDSKDIYLAVDAEKSNGQLIVNRYEDKESAEKALGVSGSYTTAYFYNTEGWDKVCAYTWGATALGDWPGKELTQDEDGWYSVVLPAGPSEDLNIIFNNGNNGKQTNDMKISDMKYRFILNNGISYQKYGSKKDAMEAIAGAGDVTYETVYFYNEKADDANWKNVYLYVFGGTDGEYNNLVGTWPGKLMEKEEDSNWLRAEVPSKALESGTLTYIFNNGNGTQLDDNKNITSTKNYFTFSSRDSFASKEEVYSFLGISTDDPSAPEEPQEPEATLTKKYSKYYLVTEDGEKLTGFHEVDGILRYFAENTGVMAINKWVTVEDKKYRALDEGRIASNEIIREYGSDYYLGEDGVLVTGLFDYNGDKYYAKSNGKIVKSGLLEIDGEYYIPDSDGRLMHDVKTAIYFSEYILGSDCKAVKGFTTYEGQRYYGKANGRVAKDYMFTVDGDTYYAKNDGTLAVSETITRFFKKYTFDENGKLISVGK comes from the coding sequence ATGAAAAGGGGAAAATTGTGGGGCAGATTAGTATCTGCGGCAGGCCTTAGCTTGTCTATTTTTTTGAGTTCGATTGGAAACGTTTCCACTGCATACGCGATGGAAAGTAATGATGCATTGGTCCTTGATGAGACCAAAGAGAACACTGAAAGTGCTACTGATGCATCATCTAATGAAGCGTCAGATGCAGAAGCAGATAATGACACAGATGAAGCGATAACAGATGCTTCAAGCAAGGAACTTTCAGCTGAAAATGATGGAGCTTCAGAATCAGACAGTTCTTTTGATGAATATGATCATACTGCTTTGCCAGAAACTGATGAGATAACAGTAACTGCGGCTGGAGAACTTTCTACTGCAAAGGCTGAGCTTTATACACTGGCACCAAGAGAGGCCAGGGAAGCAGATAACAGCCTTGTTACAAGAGATAGTATTCATGATGGAGCAATCCTTCATGCATTTTGCTGGAGCTTTAATACTATAGCTGATAATATGGCAGATATTGCAGATGCCGGATATACAGCTGTTCAGACATCTCCGATCAATGAATGTCTTTCAACTAATCCCGGTATGAATCTGCATGGCCCTGATGGAATGTGGTATTACCACTATCAGCCAACAGACTGGGTTATTGGTAACTATCAGCTCGGAAGCCGTGATGAATTCAAGCACATGTGCGATGTTGCCGATGAGTATGGAGTTGCTGTTATTGTAGATATCCTTCCAAACCATACAACTCCATCTACAGGTAATATTGCCAAAGCTCTTAAGGAAGCTGCAGGCGGAAGCGAGGCTCTTTACCACACAACAGGTAAGATAGGCGGTGGATATACAGACAGATTAGAGCTTACTTACTATTCTATGGGCGGACTTCCTGACGTGGATACAGAGAATACAGGATTCCAACAGTACTTCTATGAATTCCTTAAAGACTGCGTATATCTCGGCGCAGATGGATTCAGAATTGATACTGCCAAGCACATTTCACTTCCTGATGATCCTGTTCCTTCTGATTATTCAGACGCTGGCAGAAACACTTTTTATCCAAACATGAGAGAGGCTCTTAATGATTACTCAGAAGAAGTAGGAACAAAGAGCTACGATGAACTCTTTGTCTATGGAGAAGTGCTTCAGGGAACAAATGACAGACTTGCAGCATATCAGCAGTATATTGGCGGAACAACTGCCAGCAACTATGGCTCAAGCCTTAGATCTGCTCTTTCAAGCGGAAATCTTTCTGTAAACAGACTTTTGGATTATCAGATTTATGATGATACAGCTTATGGGTCAACTTATACTGCAGATACAGAAAAGCTTGTTACCTGGGTTGAGTCTCATGACAACTACATGAACGATTCTGAGAGCTGCTGGAAGTCTATTGATGACGATATGGTCATCATGGGCTGGTCAATTATCGCAGCAAGAGATGCAGGAACACCTTTGTTCTTTAGCAGACCTAACAACAGCTCTGCAGAAAATCCATATGGCGATAACCTTATTGGTGCAGCAGGAAGCCCTATCTATAAGGCACCTGAAGTCAAGGCGGTTAATCTTTTCCGTGAAAAGATGGGCGAAGCTGATGAATATCTTTCAAATCCGGGCGGCAATATACAGACACTTATGATTGAAAGATATAACGATACAGTTCAGGGAGCTGTAATCGTAAATGCAGCACAGACCAGAACAACTATCAGCACAGAGACACACTTATCAGATGGCATCTATCCTGATCAGGTTGAAGGAAGCAACGCAGTATTTCTTGTAAAGGATGGTGTGCTCAGCGGATCTGTTGAGGGCGAGGGAGTAGTAGTTCTGTCTGAAAAAATAGATGGAACAGGTAAGGTTATTTCTTTCTACAACAATAAGAACTGGAATGGTGTTGTAGCAAGAGTTGATAATGCAGAAGAAACACTTGATACAATTGATGAAAATGATGGATGGTTCCAGGTAACTGTTCTTGATGATGAGTTCACCATAAGATTTGAGAGCGCAGATGGAAAAGAGGTTTCTCCAGAGTTTCAGATTACAGCAGAAAGCGGAACATTTGCTACTCCTGACAGCTCAGAGCTTTACTATTCTAAGGCTGAAACTGAAGAAGGACTTGGAATTCATACATATCCTGTATATTTCTTTAACACTGAAAACTGGGGCAGCGTATATACATACGGATGGCTTGACGGAGGAGCACAGCTCTTTGGCGGATGGCCGGGAACAGTTGCTGTAAATGAAGGTTCAGGCTGGTATAGAGCAGATGTTAAGACTACCGGTGAGATTACAGCATTTAATCTTATCTTTAATAATGGAAACGGTATTCAGACTGTAAATGTAGAGGGCATAACACCGGATAGCAAGGATATTTATCTTGCGGTAGATGCAGAAAAATCAAATGGTCAGCTTATTGTAAACAGATATGAAGATAAGGAATCTGCAGAGAAGGCACTTGGGGTATCCGGATCATATACAACAGCTTATTTCTATAACACAGAAGGCTGGGACAAAGTTTGCGCATATACCTGGGGAGCAACAGCTCTTGGAGACTGGCCGGGTAAAGAACTGACTCAGGATGAGGATGGCTGGTACAGCGTAGTTCTTCCTGCAGGCCCAAGCGAAGACCTTAACATCATCTTTAACAACGGCAACAATGGCAAACAGACAAATGACATGAAGATTTCTGATATGAAATACAGATTTATCCTGAATAATGGTATTTCCTATCAGAAATATGGCTCCAAAAAGGATGCTATGGAAGCTATTGCCGGTGCTGGCGATGTTACATATGAGACAGTATACTTCTACAACGAAAAAGCTGATGATGCAAACTGGAAGAATGTATATCTTTATGTATTTGGCGGAACAGATGGCGAATACAATAATCTTGTAGGCACATGGCCTGGTAAGCTCATGGAAAAGGAAGAGGACAGCAACTGGTTAAGAGCAGAGGTTCCTTCCAAAGCTCTTGAAAGCGGAACTCTTACATATATCTTTAACAATGGAAATGGTACGCAGCTTGATGATAACAAGAATATCACAAGCACAAAGAACTATTTCACATTTAGTAGCAGAGACAGCTTTGCAAGTAAGGAAGAGGTTTATTCATTCCTTGGTATATCTACAGATGATCCTTCTGCTCCGGAAGAGCCTCAGGAGCCTGAAGCTACTCTTACCAAGAAGTATAGCAAATACTATCTTGTAACAGAAGATGGTGAGAAGCTTACAGGATTCCACGAAGTTGACGGTATTCTCAGATACTTTGCTGAAAATACTGGTGTAATGGCTATAAACAAGTGGGTTACTGTAGAAGATAAAAAGTACAGAGCTCTTGATGAAGGCAGGATCGCAAGTAATGAAATAATCAGAGAATACGGCTCAGATTATTATCTTGGCGAAGATGGAGTGCTTGTGACAGGTCTTTTCGATTACAATGGTGATAAGTACTATGCAAAGTCTAATGGTAAGATTGTAAAGAGCGGACTTCTGGAAATAGACGGAGAATACTATATTCCTGATTCAGATGGAAGGCTCATGCATGACGTTAAGACTGCAATATACTTCTCAGAGTATATCTTAGGTTCTGATTGCAAGGCTGTTAAGGGCTTTACAACCTATGAGGGACAGAGATATTACGGCAAAGCTAACGGAAGAGTTGCCAAGGATTATATGTTCACAGTAGACGGTGATACATATTATGCCAAGAATGATGGAACACTTGCTGTATCTGAGACAATTACAAGATTCTTCAAGAAATACACATTTGATGAAAACGGCAAGCTTATTAGCGTAGGAAAATAA